A genome region from Pseudomonadota bacterium includes the following:
- a CDS encoding HypC/HybG/HupF family hydrogenase formation chaperone, which produces MCLGVPGRVIEINVQENWAVIEAFGVKSKIYTPLIEEEIALGDYLMVHAGYAIGKIDTEEAGLTLKMLEEFAQIDA; this is translated from the coding sequence ATGTGTCTTGGAGTACCGGGAAGAGTAATAGAAATCAACGTACAGGAGAACTGGGCTGTCATCGAGGCCTTTGGCGTTAAAAGCAAAATATATACGCCTCTTATCGAGGAAGAGATAGCTTTAGGCGATTACCTGATGGTTCATGCCGGGTATGCAATCGGAAAAATCGATACTGAGGAGGCTGGCCTGACATTAAAAATGCTGGAGGAGTTTGCACAAATTGATGCATAA